The proteins below are encoded in one region of Rhizobacter sp.:
- a CDS encoding class I SAM-dependent methyltransferase, whose product MKPHDPSTTALATSLMRALHTRGAPAPLIHDDWGHRVMPAQIREALPDAMLRANAAFADVILRCRYTEDTLHAAMSRGIDQYVLIGAGFDSYAQRHDPTAGPLAIYEIDHPATQALKRRLLASHAPASEAQTHYVEAELASESLVTALKRSPFDFSRPAFLSWLGVTVYLPREANLATLRAIASCAAPGSELVFSYVDEAMFRPGQDTPADFRKLQERAASVGERFMSGFDPAGLPMLLHDLGFELLEDLDGIEQLQRYDPEGLNGLEPKAEGHIAHVRVR is encoded by the coding sequence ATGAAGCCACACGACCCCAGCACCACCGCACTGGCCACCTCGCTGATGCGTGCGTTGCACACCCGCGGCGCGCCCGCCCCGCTGATCCACGACGACTGGGGCCACCGGGTGATGCCCGCCCAGATCCGGGAGGCCTTGCCCGATGCCATGCTGCGCGCCAACGCGGCCTTCGCGGATGTGATCCTGCGCTGCCGCTACACCGAAGACACCCTGCACGCCGCCATGTCACGCGGCATCGACCAGTACGTGCTCATCGGCGCAGGCTTCGACAGCTACGCCCAGCGACACGACCCCACGGCCGGCCCGCTCGCGATCTACGAGATCGATCACCCGGCCACGCAGGCGCTGAAGCGGCGCCTGCTGGCCAGCCATGCGCCGGCCTCGGAAGCGCAAACGCACTACGTCGAGGCCGAGCTGGCCTCGGAGAGCCTGGTCACCGCGCTCAAGCGCTCGCCCTTCGACTTCAGCCGCCCGGCCTTCCTGTCATGGCTGGGGGTCACGGTCTACCTGCCGCGCGAGGCCAATCTCGCGACGCTGCGGGCCATCGCGTCGTGCGCGGCGCCGGGCAGCGAGCTGGTCTTCTCGTATGTCGACGAAGCGATGTTCCGCCCCGGCCAAGACACGCCGGCCGACTTCCGCAAACTGCAGGAGCGCGCCGCGTCGGTCGGCGAACGTTTCATGTCCGGATTCGACCCGGCGGGGCTGCCGATGCTCCTGCACGACCTCGGCTTCGAACTGCTCGAAGACCTGGATGGCATCGAGCAGCTGCAACGCTACGACCCCGAGGGCCTGAACGGCCTGGAGCCGAAAGCCGAGGGGCACATCGCACACGTGCGCGTGCGCTGA
- a CDS encoding UvrD-helicase domain-containing protein, protein MTASLPLFSPDAPDEGAVGEPASHEQQGLLRGLNPEQLAAVTLPARSALILAGAGSGKTRVLTTRIAWLIQTGQLTPGGVMAVTFTNKAAKEMLTRLGAMLPVPVRGMWVGTFHGLCNRFLRAHWKLANLPQGFQILDSSDQLSAVKRIIKAMNLDDERFVPKQVTWFIAGSKEEGLRPKDVDVRDEQSRVMVQVYQAYEEQCQREGVVDFAELMLRTYELLRDNAALREHYQRRFRHILVDEFQDTNRLQYAWLKMFTGPQTAVMAVGDDDQSIYAFRGAQVGNMTAFEREFGVEQVIKLERNYRSYGNILDAANELISHNTNRLGKNLSTEAGPGEPVRVFEATSDFSEAQWFVDEARQLHRDGMARSDIALLYRSNAQSRVIESALFNAGMPYKVYGGLRFFERAEVKHALSYLRLIENANDDTSFLRVVNFPTRGIGSRTLELLQDAARASGRSLSQSVTAVPGKGGSNLQAFVALIDAMREATKGLNLRQIIEHVLHESGLLEFYKTDKEGQDRIENLEELVNAAEAFVTQEGFGKDAVALPIDEHASGSVRPEPVEGPWADAAGASTSSARTDALDFARAAVPDAETGEIMSPLAAFLTHASLEAGDNQAQAGQDAIQLMTVHSAKGLEFDAVFITGLEEGLFPHENSVSDVDGLEEERRLMYVAITRARKRLYLSFSQTRMLHGQTRYNIKSRFFDELPESALRWITPRNQGFGSGFAREYQSAWAKGSGLGSIVGAGNVAPRNAPASGPVTKSSHGLRVGQSVFHTKFGEGVLVTLEGTGDDARAQVNFGRHGMKWLALSVAKLTPIE, encoded by the coding sequence ATGACAGCCTCCCTGCCTCTTTTTTCGCCCGATGCCCCCGACGAGGGCGCCGTCGGCGAGCCCGCAAGCCATGAACAACAGGGGCTGCTGCGCGGCTTGAATCCGGAGCAGCTGGCGGCCGTCACCCTGCCGGCCCGCTCGGCGCTGATCCTCGCCGGCGCGGGCTCGGGCAAGACGCGCGTGCTCACCACGCGCATCGCCTGGCTGATCCAGACCGGGCAGCTCACGCCGGGCGGCGTGATGGCGGTGACCTTCACCAACAAGGCCGCGAAGGAAATGCTCACCCGCCTGGGCGCGATGCTCCCGGTGCCGGTGCGCGGCATGTGGGTCGGCACCTTCCACGGGCTGTGCAACCGTTTCCTGCGTGCGCACTGGAAGCTCGCGAACTTGCCGCAAGGTTTCCAGATCCTCGATTCGAGCGACCAGCTCTCGGCCGTCAAACGCATCATCAAAGCGATGAACCTCGACGACGAGCGCTTCGTGCCCAAGCAGGTGACGTGGTTCATCGCCGGCAGCAAGGAAGAAGGGCTGCGCCCCAAAGACGTGGACGTGCGCGACGAGCAGAGCCGCGTGATGGTGCAGGTCTACCAGGCCTATGAAGAGCAGTGCCAGCGCGAAGGTGTGGTCGACTTCGCCGAGCTGATGCTGCGCACCTACGAGCTGCTGCGCGACAACGCGGCGCTGCGCGAGCACTACCAGCGGCGCTTCCGCCACATCCTGGTCGACGAATTTCAAGACACCAACCGCCTGCAGTACGCCTGGCTCAAGATGTTCACCGGGCCGCAGACCGCGGTGATGGCCGTGGGCGACGACGACCAGAGCATCTACGCCTTCCGCGGCGCGCAGGTCGGCAACATGACGGCCTTCGAGCGCGAGTTCGGCGTGGAGCAGGTGATCAAGCTGGAGCGCAACTACCGCTCCTACGGCAACATCCTCGACGCGGCCAACGAGTTGATCTCGCACAACACCAACCGCCTCGGCAAGAACCTCAGCACCGAGGCTGGCCCCGGCGAGCCGGTGCGTGTGTTCGAGGCGACGAGCGATTTCTCGGAAGCGCAGTGGTTCGTGGACGAAGCACGCCAACTGCACCGCGACGGCATGGCGCGCAGCGACATCGCGCTGCTCTACAGAAGTAATGCGCAGAGCCGGGTGATCGAAAGCGCGCTCTTCAACGCCGGCATGCCCTACAAGGTGTATGGTGGCCTGCGCTTCTTCGAGCGGGCCGAAGTCAAACATGCACTCTCGTACCTGCGCCTGATCGAGAACGCGAACGACGACACGAGTTTTTTGCGCGTGGTGAACTTCCCGACGCGCGGCATTGGCTCGCGCACCCTCGAGCTGCTGCAAGACGCGGCCCGTGCGAGCGGGCGCAGCCTGTCGCAGAGCGTGACGGCGGTGCCGGGCAAGGGCGGCAGCAACCTGCAGGCCTTCGTGGCGCTCATCGATGCCATGCGCGAGGCCACCAAGGGCCTCAACCTGCGCCAGATCATCGAGCACGTGCTGCACGAGAGCGGCCTGCTCGAGTTCTACAAGACCGACAAGGAAGGCCAGGACCGCATCGAGAACCTGGAGGAACTGGTCAACGCGGCCGAGGCCTTCGTCACGCAGGAAGGATTCGGCAAGGACGCGGTGGCGCTGCCCATCGACGAACACGCATCCGGGTCCGTTCGCCCTGAGCCTGTCGAAGGGCCTTGGGCCGACGCGGCAGGGGCTTCGACAAGCTCAGCCCGAACGGACGCACTGGATTTCGCCCGAGCTGCAGTGCCCGATGCCGAAACGGGCGAGATCATGTCGCCGCTCGCCGCCTTCCTCACGCATGCCTCGCTCGAAGCCGGCGACAACCAGGCGCAGGCCGGGCAAGACGCCATCCAATTGATGACGGTGCACTCGGCCAAGGGCCTGGAGTTCGATGCCGTCTTCATCACCGGCCTGGAAGAGGGCCTGTTCCCGCACGAGAACAGCGTGTCGGATGTGGATGGCTTGGAAGAAGAGCGCCGCCTGATGTACGTGGCGATCACGCGCGCACGCAAGCGCCTGTACCTGAGCTTCAGCCAGACGCGCATGCTGCACGGCCAGACGCGCTACAACATCAAGAGCCGCTTCTTCGACGAGCTGCCCGAAAGCGCGCTGCGCTGGATCACGCCGCGCAACCAGGGCTTCGGCTCGGGCTTTGCGCGCGAGTACCAGTCGGCCTGGGCGAAAGGCTCGGGCCTGGGCTCCATCGTCGGCGCGGGCAACGTGGCGCCACGCAACGCACCGGCCAGTGGCCCGGTCACCAAGAGTAGCCACGGCCTGCGCGTGGGCCAGAGCGTGTTCCACACCAAGTTCGGCGAGGGGGTGCTCGTCACGCTCGAAGGCACGGGCGACGATGCCCGTGCGCAGGTGAACTTCGGCCGCCACGGCATGAAGTGGCTGGCCTTGAGCGTGGCCAAGCTGACGCCGATCGAGTGA
- a CDS encoding patatin-like phospholipase family protein — translation MPLIHRLKTPSLGLALQGGGAHGAFTWGVLDRLLEAGHFHITAISGTSAGAMNAIALADGWRRGGPEGARDALSRFWTAIGTRVPFDLLTSGDAARPGLNAAGRALMHWTRLLSPYQFNPLGTNPLREVLQEQIDFEGLRAASPMALHIAATHANTGRLRLFEAHELSVDAALASACLPTLHHAVMIEGEPYWDGGYSANPALFPLVRSAIDELLIVSLTPLHYSRTPVSADEIQARALEFAFNATFLREARTLAEACAEARQSRWPFLGRLERRLRRLHLHLIDAHDELGELAGETRLIAHLPFLENLRDLGRARAARWLDAHAADVGHRSSIDLAALYAPV, via the coding sequence ATGCCCTTGATCCATCGTTTGAAAACCCCTTCCCTCGGCCTTGCCCTGCAAGGCGGCGGTGCACACGGCGCGTTCACCTGGGGCGTGCTCGACCGCCTGCTCGAAGCCGGGCACTTCCACATCACCGCCATCAGCGGCACCAGCGCCGGCGCCATGAATGCGATCGCGTTGGCCGACGGCTGGCGGCGCGGCGGCCCCGAGGGCGCACGCGATGCGCTCAGCCGCTTCTGGACGGCCATCGGCACCCGCGTGCCCTTCGACCTGCTGACCTCGGGCGACGCCGCCCGGCCCGGCCTCAACGCCGCCGGCCGCGCGCTCATGCACTGGACGCGCCTGCTCTCGCCGTACCAGTTCAACCCGCTCGGCACCAACCCGCTGCGCGAGGTGCTGCAGGAGCAGATCGATTTCGAAGGCTTGCGCGCGGCCAGCCCGATGGCCTTGCACATCGCCGCCACGCATGCCAACACCGGGCGGCTGCGGCTCTTCGAGGCGCACGAGCTGAGCGTCGACGCCGCCCTCGCCTCGGCCTGCCTGCCCACGCTGCACCACGCGGTGATGATCGAAGGCGAGCCGTATTGGGACGGCGGCTACAGCGCCAACCCCGCGCTCTTCCCGCTGGTGCGCAGCGCCATCGACGAACTGCTGATCGTGTCGCTCACCCCGCTGCACTACAGCCGCACGCCGGTGAGCGCCGACGAGATCCAGGCGCGCGCGCTGGAGTTCGCCTTCAACGCCACCTTCCTGCGCGAGGCCCGCACGCTGGCCGAGGCCTGTGCCGAAGCGCGCCAATCGCGCTGGCCTTTCCTCGGCAGGCTGGAGCGACGGCTGCGCCGCCTGCACCTGCACCTGATCGACGCGCACGACGAGCTGGGCGAACTGGCCGGTGAAACCCGGCTGATCGCACACCTGCCCTTCCTGGAAAACCTGCGCGACCTCGGCCGCGCGCGTGCTGCGCGCTGGCTCGATGCGCATGCCGCCGACGTGGGGCACCGCTCCAGCATCGACCTCGCCGCGCTCTACGCCCCGGTCTGA
- a CDS encoding Crp/Fnr family transcriptional regulator codes for MHTLAAQPLLEHLAGGPLPEWATFAAEVQPRTLAAGEALFESDVPWPWLCIVQRGLVKLAYLREDGSERIKSFIHEGGFFASLAALAPGGRTSFTAVALEPCVVEPLSYPRILALGERHLAWQKALRAGIEHYGVRKEKRERELLMLSPEQRYRLFLHESPSLVKRVAQQDIALYLGITPVALSRIRGRMARGAQTGA; via the coding sequence CAGCCGTTACTCGAACACCTCGCTGGTGGGCCCCTGCCCGAATGGGCCACTTTCGCCGCCGAGGTGCAGCCTCGCACGCTCGCCGCCGGCGAAGCGCTTTTCGAGAGCGACGTGCCCTGGCCCTGGCTGTGCATCGTGCAACGCGGCCTCGTCAAGCTCGCCTACCTGCGCGAAGACGGCAGCGAGCGCATCAAGTCCTTCATCCACGAGGGCGGCTTCTTCGCGAGCCTGGCAGCCCTCGCGCCGGGTGGGCGCACGAGCTTCACCGCGGTGGCGCTGGAGCCCTGCGTGGTGGAGCCGCTGAGCTACCCGCGCATCCTCGCGCTCGGCGAGCGGCACCTGGCGTGGCAGAAGGCGCTGCGCGCCGGCATCGAGCACTATGGCGTGCGCAAGGAAAAGCGTGAACGCGAACTGCTGATGCTGAGCCCCGAGCAGCGCTACCGGCTCTTCCTGCACGAGTCGCCCTCCCTCGTGAAGCGCGTCGCGCAGCAGGACATTGCGCTGTACCTCGGCATCACGCCGGTGGCGCTGTCGCGCATCCGCGGCCGCATGGCGCGCGGCGCTCAGACCGGGGCGTAG